In Vigna unguiculata cultivar IT97K-499-35 chromosome 3, ASM411807v1, whole genome shotgun sequence, a single genomic region encodes these proteins:
- the LOC114178471 gene encoding non-lysosomal glucosylceramidase isoform X3, with translation MSADVTLLFTWTNSVGGISEFTGDHFNSKKMLNDGVHAVLLHHKTANDRSPVTFAIAAEETEYVHISECPVFVVSGSYNGISAKDMWHEVKQHGSFDHLNFAETATPSEPGSSIGAAIAATVTVPSNAQRIVTFSLAWDCPEVKFPEGRTYYRRYTKFYGTHGDAAADIAHDAIIEHCQWETQIDDWQRPILEDKRLPEWYPTTLLNELYYLNSGGTIWTDGSLPINSLVNNTGERKFSLDGHISRLKNTNNLSHQNDTAINILEMFGSVAEQVHSPPASKSAYGVHLLQEGEENIGQFLYLEGIEYKMWNTYDVHFYASFSLVMLFPKLELSIQRDVAAAVLMHDPSKMKLLVDGQWVPRKVLGAVPHDIGLNNPWFEVNGYNLYNTDRWKDLNPKFVLQIYRDVVVTGDKKFAQAVWPAVYIAIAYMEQFDKDGDGMIENEGFPDQTYDTWSVSGVSAYSGGLWVAALQAASALAHEVGDKGSEDYFWLKFQKAKAVYEKLWNGSYFNYDSSGGSTSSSIQADQLAGQWYARACGLSPIVDEKRSRSALQMVYDYNVMKVQDGRRGAVNGMLPDGKIDMSTMQSREIWSGVTYALAATMIQQNMIDMAFQTAGGVYETAWSDNGLGYSFQTPEAWTNKDEYRSLSYMRPLAIWAMQWELSRTKHAQYENISDIKEEDIMSKYHDGYSKVARLLKVKEETDSRSLFQLIYDFTCKRMWA, from the exons ATGTCAGCAGATGTTACCTTGCTTTTCACATGGACA AATTCTGTTGGAGGAATTTCTGAATTTACTGGTGACCACTTTAATTCCAAGAAAAT GTTGAATGATGGGGTTCATGCCGTGCTTCTACATCATAA GACGGCAAATGATAGATCTCCAGTCACATTTGCAATTGCAGCAGAAGAGACTGAATATGTTCATATCTCAGAGTGTCCTGTCTTTGTTGTATCCGGCTCTTATAATGGTATCTCGGCTAAGGACATGTGGCATGAAGTTAAACAG CATGGGTCGTTTGACCATCTGAATTTTGCTGAAACTGCTACGCCTTCAGAACCAGGATCATCTATTGGAGCAGCTATCGCAGCCACTGTGACTGTTCCATCTAATGCTCAGCGAATTGTGACATTTTCATTGGCATGGGACTGCCCAGAAGTCAAATTTCCCGAAGGAAGGACATATTACAG GCGTTACACTAAATTCTATGGTACTCATGGAGACGCTGCTGCAGATATTGCACATGATGCTATTATTG AACATTGCCAATGGGAGACCCAGATTGATGATTGGCAAAGACCAATACTGGAGGACAAGAGACTACCTGAATG GTACCCAACTACCCTTTTGAATGAACTTTACTATTTGAATTCTGGGGGGACAATTTGGACAG ATGGTTCACTTCCTATAAATAGCTTAGTTAACAACACAGGAGAAAGAAAATTCTCTTTGGATGGACACATATCTCGTTTAAAGAATACCAATAATTTATCACATCAAAATGATACTGCTATCAACATTCTTGAAATGTTTGGCTCAGTAGCTGAGCAAGTCCACTCTCCACCTGCATCAAAGTCTGCATACGGAGTACATCTGCTCCAAGAAGGGGAAGAAAACATTGGTCAGTTTCTTTATCTTGAAGGCATTGAGTATAAAATGTGGAATACCTACGATGTCCACTTTTACGCTTCTTTTTCACTAGTCATGCTATTCCCAAAACTTGAACTCAGCATCCAAAGAGACGTTGCTGCAGCAGTACTGATGCATGACCCTAGTAAGATGAAACTTCTAGTTGATGGCCAATGGGTACCTAGAAAAGTTCTTGGTGCTGTTCCTCATGATATTGGACTCAATAATCCATGGTTTGAAGTAAATGGCTATAATCTTTATAACACAGATAGGTGGAAAGACTTGAATCCAAAATTTGTTCTTCAGATTTATAGGGATGTAGTTGTCACTGGTGACAAGAAGTTTGCACAAGCTGTGTGGCCTGCTGTTTATATTGCAATTGCTTATATGGAACAATTTGACAAGGATGGTGATGGAATGATTGAGAATGAAGGCTTCCCTGACCAAACTTATGACACATGGTCTGTGTCTGGTGTGAGTGCGTATAGTGGTGGACTGTGGGTAGCAGCACTTCAGGCAGCATCGGCACTGGCACATGAAGTTGGTGACAAGGGTTCTGAAGATTACTTTTGGCTGAAGTTTCAGAAGGCAAAGGCTGTATATGAAAAGTTATGGAATGGTTCTTACTTCAATTATGATAGCAGTGGTGGGAGTACGAGTTCATCCATTCAAGCTGATCAATTAGCTGGTCAATG GTATGCTAGAGCATGTGGTCTTTCGCCTATTGTTGATGAAAAGAGAAGCAGAAGCGCGCTTCAAATGGTCTACGATTACAATGTTATGAAAGTACAGGATGGGAGGCGCGGTGCTGTAAATGGGATGTTACCTGATGGAAAGATTGACATGTCTACCATGCAATCTCGGGAAATATGGTCAGGCGTCACATATGCCTTAGCTGCAACAATGATCCAACAAAATATGATTGACATGGCATTTCAAACTGCTGGTGGAGTATACGAAACTGCATGGTCTGACAATGGACTCGG TTATTCATTCCAAACTCCTGAAGCGTGGACCAATAAAGATGAATATAGATCTTTATCTTACATGCGCCCTTTAGCCATATGGGCAATGCAATGGGAATTATCAAGAACAAAGCACGCTCAATATGAGAATATATCGGatataaaagaagaagatattATGTCCAAATATCATGATGGTTACTCGAAAGTTGCTCGCCTTCTAAAGGTGAAGGAGGAGACAGATTCTAGAAGTCTATTTCAGCTTATATATGATTTTACTTGCAAGAGAATGTGGGCATAG
- the LOC114178471 gene encoding non-lysosomal glucosylceramidase isoform X4, translating into MLPCFSHGQLNDGVHAVLLHHKTANDRSPVTFAIAAEETEYVHISECPVFVVSGSYNGISAKDMWHEVKQHGSFDHLNFAETATPSEPGSSIGAAIAATVTVPSNAQRIVTFSLAWDCPEVKFPEGRTYYRRYTKFYGTHGDAAADIAHDAIIEHCQWETQIDDWQRPILEDKRLPEWYPTTLLNELYYLNSGGTIWTDGSLPINSLVNNTGERKFSLDGHISRLKNTNNLSHQNDTAINILEMFGSVAEQVHSPPASKSAYGVHLLQEGEENIGQFLYLEGIEYKMWNTYDVHFYASFSLVMLFPKLELSIQRDVAAAVLMHDPSKMKLLVDGQWVPRKVLGAVPHDIGLNNPWFEVNGYNLYNTDRWKDLNPKFVLQIYRDVVVTGDKKFAQAVWPAVYIAIAYMEQFDKDGDGMIENEGFPDQTYDTWSVSGVSAYSGGLWVAALQAASALAHEVGDKGSEDYFWLKFQKAKAVYEKLWNGSYFNYDSSGGSTSSSIQADQLAGQWYARACGLSPIVDEKRSRSALQMVYDYNVMKVQDGRRGAVNGMLPDGKIDMSTMQSREIWSGVTYALAATMIQQNMIDMAFQTAGGVYETAWSDNGLGYSFQTPEAWTNKDEYRSLSYMRPLAIWAMQWELSRTKHAQYENISDIKEEDIMSKYHDGYSKVARLLKVKEETDSRSLFQLIYDFTCKRMWA; encoded by the exons ATGTTACCTTGCTTTTCACATGGACA GTTGAATGATGGGGTTCATGCCGTGCTTCTACATCATAA GACGGCAAATGATAGATCTCCAGTCACATTTGCAATTGCAGCAGAAGAGACTGAATATGTTCATATCTCAGAGTGTCCTGTCTTTGTTGTATCCGGCTCTTATAATGGTATCTCGGCTAAGGACATGTGGCATGAAGTTAAACAG CATGGGTCGTTTGACCATCTGAATTTTGCTGAAACTGCTACGCCTTCAGAACCAGGATCATCTATTGGAGCAGCTATCGCAGCCACTGTGACTGTTCCATCTAATGCTCAGCGAATTGTGACATTTTCATTGGCATGGGACTGCCCAGAAGTCAAATTTCCCGAAGGAAGGACATATTACAG GCGTTACACTAAATTCTATGGTACTCATGGAGACGCTGCTGCAGATATTGCACATGATGCTATTATTG AACATTGCCAATGGGAGACCCAGATTGATGATTGGCAAAGACCAATACTGGAGGACAAGAGACTACCTGAATG GTACCCAACTACCCTTTTGAATGAACTTTACTATTTGAATTCTGGGGGGACAATTTGGACAG ATGGTTCACTTCCTATAAATAGCTTAGTTAACAACACAGGAGAAAGAAAATTCTCTTTGGATGGACACATATCTCGTTTAAAGAATACCAATAATTTATCACATCAAAATGATACTGCTATCAACATTCTTGAAATGTTTGGCTCAGTAGCTGAGCAAGTCCACTCTCCACCTGCATCAAAGTCTGCATACGGAGTACATCTGCTCCAAGAAGGGGAAGAAAACATTGGTCAGTTTCTTTATCTTGAAGGCATTGAGTATAAAATGTGGAATACCTACGATGTCCACTTTTACGCTTCTTTTTCACTAGTCATGCTATTCCCAAAACTTGAACTCAGCATCCAAAGAGACGTTGCTGCAGCAGTACTGATGCATGACCCTAGTAAGATGAAACTTCTAGTTGATGGCCAATGGGTACCTAGAAAAGTTCTTGGTGCTGTTCCTCATGATATTGGACTCAATAATCCATGGTTTGAAGTAAATGGCTATAATCTTTATAACACAGATAGGTGGAAAGACTTGAATCCAAAATTTGTTCTTCAGATTTATAGGGATGTAGTTGTCACTGGTGACAAGAAGTTTGCACAAGCTGTGTGGCCTGCTGTTTATATTGCAATTGCTTATATGGAACAATTTGACAAGGATGGTGATGGAATGATTGAGAATGAAGGCTTCCCTGACCAAACTTATGACACATGGTCTGTGTCTGGTGTGAGTGCGTATAGTGGTGGACTGTGGGTAGCAGCACTTCAGGCAGCATCGGCACTGGCACATGAAGTTGGTGACAAGGGTTCTGAAGATTACTTTTGGCTGAAGTTTCAGAAGGCAAAGGCTGTATATGAAAAGTTATGGAATGGTTCTTACTTCAATTATGATAGCAGTGGTGGGAGTACGAGTTCATCCATTCAAGCTGATCAATTAGCTGGTCAATG GTATGCTAGAGCATGTGGTCTTTCGCCTATTGTTGATGAAAAGAGAAGCAGAAGCGCGCTTCAAATGGTCTACGATTACAATGTTATGAAAGTACAGGATGGGAGGCGCGGTGCTGTAAATGGGATGTTACCTGATGGAAAGATTGACATGTCTACCATGCAATCTCGGGAAATATGGTCAGGCGTCACATATGCCTTAGCTGCAACAATGATCCAACAAAATATGATTGACATGGCATTTCAAACTGCTGGTGGAGTATACGAAACTGCATGGTCTGACAATGGACTCGG TTATTCATTCCAAACTCCTGAAGCGTGGACCAATAAAGATGAATATAGATCTTTATCTTACATGCGCCCTTTAGCCATATGGGCAATGCAATGGGAATTATCAAGAACAAAGCACGCTCAATATGAGAATATATCGGatataaaagaagaagatattATGTCCAAATATCATGATGGTTACTCGAAAGTTGCTCGCCTTCTAAAGGTGAAGGAGGAGACAGATTCTAGAAGTCTATTTCAGCTTATATATGATTTTACTTGCAAGAGAATGTGGGCATAG
- the LOC114179184 gene encoding uncharacterized protein LOC114179184 — translation MPLTRFAADAFSVVTICLVAILLILGLMCIAYSFYFRSRINNRGFVQLSYFSGPWIIRIAFILFAIWWGLGEIIRLSLLRRALHLKWQETICKCYIVSNLGFAEPCLFLTLVFLLRAPLQTLDTGIMNRKWNGKTAGYILLYCFPVFVLQLFVILVGPHLNKNNNGSGEKLPHYFTSTATASSIAKEHDIALCTYPLLSTLLLGLFAIILTSYLFWLGNRILKLVINKGLQKRIYTLILSVSGFLPLRVLFLGLSVLSGPEHFMFEAFAFLAFLALVCCAGVCMCMLVYRPVADSLALGNLPDLDAWRLNVDYNDTMSLIANHGHQEDNDVEGNSPTPRPGHGRYSDASTKGGSISFRTLERDRKFVELSLFSPTQTDFFG, via the coding sequence TTTAGTAGCCATATTGCTTATTCTGGGCTTGATGTGCATTGCATACTCATTTTACTTTCGGTCTCGTATTAATAATCGGGGTTTTGTTCAGCTCAGTTATTTTAGTGGTCCTTGGATCATCAGAATAGCATTTATCTTGTTTGCAATCTGGTGGGGTCTTGGTGAGATTATTCGGTTAAGTTTGTTAAGACGTGCCCTTCACTTAAAATGGCAGGAAACGATCTGCAAATGCTACATTGTATCAAATCTGGGGTTTGCAGAACCCTGTCTCTTCCTCACACTCGTGTTTCTCCTCCGTGCACCCTTGCAGACGTTGGATACTGGAATTATGAACAGAAAATGGAATGGGAAAACAGCCGGCTATATTCTGCTCTACTGCTTCCCAGTTTTTGTTCTTCAACTTTTTGTCATTTTGGTTGGACCTCACTTAAACAAGAATAACAATGGTTCTGGAGAAAAGTTGCCTCATTATTTTACAAGTACAGCTACTGCCTCTTCAATTGCTAAGGAACATGACATCGCCCTCTGTACTTACCCTTTACTCAGTACTCTTCTCCTTGGCCTTTTCGCCATTATCCTCACCTCCTACCTTTTTTGGCTTGGAAACAggattttgaaattagttattaataagGGTTTGCAGAAGAGGATTTACACACTGATACTCTCAGTTTCAGGTTTCCTTCCATTAAGGGTTCTTTTCCTTGGTTTATCTGTTTTATCTGGACCTGAGCATTTTATGTTTGAAGCCTTTGCTTTCTTGGCTTTTCTTGCCCTTGTGTGTTGTGCTGGGGTGTGCATGTGCATGCTTGTGTATCGTCCAGTTGCAGATAGTTTGGCGCTGGGGAATTTGCCAGATTTAGATGCTTGGAGACTGAATGTTGATTATAATGATACCATGTCTCTTATTGCTAATCATGGTCACCAAGAAGATAATGATGTTGAAGGGAACAGTCCAACTCCCCGTCCCGGTCATGGCAGGTATTCTGATGCATCAACTAAAGGTGGTTCAATTTCATTTCGGACATTGGAAAGGGACAGGAAATTTGTTGAACTAAGCCTCTTCTCTCCCACCCAAACAGATTTCTTTGGCTGA
- the LOC114178471 gene encoding non-lysosomal glucosylceramidase isoform X2: MSGIESWDWNINGNRSTYHALYPRAWTIYEEPDPALRIICHQISPVIPHNYKESSFPVTVFTFTLKNLGNMSADVTLLFTWTNSVGGISEFTGDHFNSKKMLNDGVHAVLLHHKTANDRSPVTFAIAAEETEYVHISECPVFVVSGSYNGISAKDMWHEVKQHGSFDHLNFAETATPSEPGSSIGAAIAATVTVPSNAQRIVTFSLAWDCPEVKFPEGRTYYRRYTKFYGTHGDAAADIAHDAIIEHCQWETQIDDWQRPILEDKRLPEWYPTTLLNELYYLNSGGTIWTDGSLPINSLVNNTGERKFSLDGHISRLKNTNNLSHQNDTAINILEMFGSVAEQVHSPPASKSAYGVHLLQEGEENIGQFLYLEGIEYKMWNTYDVHFYASFSLVMLFPKLELSIQRDVAAAVLMHDPSKMKLLVDGQWVPRKVLGAVPHDIGLNNPWFEVNGYNLYNTDRWKDLNPKFVLQIYRDVVVTGDKKFAQAVWPAVYIAIAYMEQFDKDGDGMIENEGFPDQTYDTWSVSGVSAYSGGLWVAALQAASALAHEVGDKGSEDYFWLKFQKAKAVYEKLWNGSYFNYDSSGGSTSSSIQADQLAGQWYARACGLSPIVDEKRSRSALQMVYDYNVMKVQDGRRGAVNGMLPDGKIDMSTMQSREIWSGVTYALAATMIQQNMIDMAFQTAGGVYETAWSDNGLGYSFQTPEAWTNKDEYRSLSYMRPLAIWAMQWELSRTKHAQYENISDIKEEDIMSKYHDGYSKVARLLKVKEETDSRSLFQLIYDFTCKRMWA; encoded by the exons A TGTCAGGGATTGAATCATGGGATTGGAACATAAATGGAAACAGATCCACATATCATGCATTGTACCCAAGGGCTTGGACGATTTATGAGG AACCTGACCCAGCTTTGAGGATAATTTGTCATCAGATTTCACCTGTTATACCTCATAATTACAAGGAGAGTAGCTTTCCTGTAACAGTTTTCACTTTCACG CTGAAAAATTTAGGGAATATGTCAGCAGATGTTACCTTGCTTTTCACATGGACA AATTCTGTTGGAGGAATTTCTGAATTTACTGGTGACCACTTTAATTCCAAGAAAAT GTTGAATGATGGGGTTCATGCCGTGCTTCTACATCATAA GACGGCAAATGATAGATCTCCAGTCACATTTGCAATTGCAGCAGAAGAGACTGAATATGTTCATATCTCAGAGTGTCCTGTCTTTGTTGTATCCGGCTCTTATAATGGTATCTCGGCTAAGGACATGTGGCATGAAGTTAAACAG CATGGGTCGTTTGACCATCTGAATTTTGCTGAAACTGCTACGCCTTCAGAACCAGGATCATCTATTGGAGCAGCTATCGCAGCCACTGTGACTGTTCCATCTAATGCTCAGCGAATTGTGACATTTTCATTGGCATGGGACTGCCCAGAAGTCAAATTTCCCGAAGGAAGGACATATTACAG GCGTTACACTAAATTCTATGGTACTCATGGAGACGCTGCTGCAGATATTGCACATGATGCTATTATTG AACATTGCCAATGGGAGACCCAGATTGATGATTGGCAAAGACCAATACTGGAGGACAAGAGACTACCTGAATG GTACCCAACTACCCTTTTGAATGAACTTTACTATTTGAATTCTGGGGGGACAATTTGGACAG ATGGTTCACTTCCTATAAATAGCTTAGTTAACAACACAGGAGAAAGAAAATTCTCTTTGGATGGACACATATCTCGTTTAAAGAATACCAATAATTTATCACATCAAAATGATACTGCTATCAACATTCTTGAAATGTTTGGCTCAGTAGCTGAGCAAGTCCACTCTCCACCTGCATCAAAGTCTGCATACGGAGTACATCTGCTCCAAGAAGGGGAAGAAAACATTGGTCAGTTTCTTTATCTTGAAGGCATTGAGTATAAAATGTGGAATACCTACGATGTCCACTTTTACGCTTCTTTTTCACTAGTCATGCTATTCCCAAAACTTGAACTCAGCATCCAAAGAGACGTTGCTGCAGCAGTACTGATGCATGACCCTAGTAAGATGAAACTTCTAGTTGATGGCCAATGGGTACCTAGAAAAGTTCTTGGTGCTGTTCCTCATGATATTGGACTCAATAATCCATGGTTTGAAGTAAATGGCTATAATCTTTATAACACAGATAGGTGGAAAGACTTGAATCCAAAATTTGTTCTTCAGATTTATAGGGATGTAGTTGTCACTGGTGACAAGAAGTTTGCACAAGCTGTGTGGCCTGCTGTTTATATTGCAATTGCTTATATGGAACAATTTGACAAGGATGGTGATGGAATGATTGAGAATGAAGGCTTCCCTGACCAAACTTATGACACATGGTCTGTGTCTGGTGTGAGTGCGTATAGTGGTGGACTGTGGGTAGCAGCACTTCAGGCAGCATCGGCACTGGCACATGAAGTTGGTGACAAGGGTTCTGAAGATTACTTTTGGCTGAAGTTTCAGAAGGCAAAGGCTGTATATGAAAAGTTATGGAATGGTTCTTACTTCAATTATGATAGCAGTGGTGGGAGTACGAGTTCATCCATTCAAGCTGATCAATTAGCTGGTCAATG GTATGCTAGAGCATGTGGTCTTTCGCCTATTGTTGATGAAAAGAGAAGCAGAAGCGCGCTTCAAATGGTCTACGATTACAATGTTATGAAAGTACAGGATGGGAGGCGCGGTGCTGTAAATGGGATGTTACCTGATGGAAAGATTGACATGTCTACCATGCAATCTCGGGAAATATGGTCAGGCGTCACATATGCCTTAGCTGCAACAATGATCCAACAAAATATGATTGACATGGCATTTCAAACTGCTGGTGGAGTATACGAAACTGCATGGTCTGACAATGGACTCGG TTATTCATTCCAAACTCCTGAAGCGTGGACCAATAAAGATGAATATAGATCTTTATCTTACATGCGCCCTTTAGCCATATGGGCAATGCAATGGGAATTATCAAGAACAAAGCACGCTCAATATGAGAATATATCGGatataaaagaagaagatattATGTCCAAATATCATGATGGTTACTCGAAAGTTGCTCGCCTTCTAAAGGTGAAGGAGGAGACAGATTCTAGAAGTCTATTTCAGCTTATATATGATTTTACTTGCAAGAGAATGTGGGCATAG
- the LOC114178471 gene encoding non-lysosomal glucosylceramidase isoform X1, with protein sequence MGDNKSSTSKAHPPNPPSLTWHRKLNSHGNASSEISLCFKDIVHLAPIGYRLWRYCREEAAKGRIGMIDPFAKRSVTFGHGVPLGGIGAGSIGRSFRGEFQRWQLFPVVCEETPVLANQFSVFVSRPSGEKYSSVLCPAKQEIRKQNPVSGIESWDWNINGNRSTYHALYPRAWTIYEEPDPALRIICHQISPVIPHNYKESSFPVTVFTFTLKNLGNMSADVTLLFTWTNSVGGISEFTGDHFNSKKMLNDGVHAVLLHHKTANDRSPVTFAIAAEETEYVHISECPVFVVSGSYNGISAKDMWHEVKQHGSFDHLNFAETATPSEPGSSIGAAIAATVTVPSNAQRIVTFSLAWDCPEVKFPEGRTYYRRYTKFYGTHGDAAADIAHDAIIEHCQWETQIDDWQRPILEDKRLPEWYPTTLLNELYYLNSGGTIWTDGSLPINSLVNNTGERKFSLDGHISRLKNTNNLSHQNDTAINILEMFGSVAEQVHSPPASKSAYGVHLLQEGEENIGQFLYLEGIEYKMWNTYDVHFYASFSLVMLFPKLELSIQRDVAAAVLMHDPSKMKLLVDGQWVPRKVLGAVPHDIGLNNPWFEVNGYNLYNTDRWKDLNPKFVLQIYRDVVVTGDKKFAQAVWPAVYIAIAYMEQFDKDGDGMIENEGFPDQTYDTWSVSGVSAYSGGLWVAALQAASALAHEVGDKGSEDYFWLKFQKAKAVYEKLWNGSYFNYDSSGGSTSSSIQADQLAGQWYARACGLSPIVDEKRSRSALQMVYDYNVMKVQDGRRGAVNGMLPDGKIDMSTMQSREIWSGVTYALAATMIQQNMIDMAFQTAGGVYETAWSDNGLGYSFQTPEAWTNKDEYRSLSYMRPLAIWAMQWELSRTKHAQYENISDIKEEDIMSKYHDGYSKVARLLKVKEETDSRSLFQLIYDFTCKRMWA encoded by the exons ATGGGAGACAACAAGTCTTCTACCAGCAAG GCTCACCCACCCAATCCTCCTTCACTTACATGGCACCGAAAATTGAACTCCCATGGAAATGCTTCATCCGAAATCTCCTTATGTTTCAAAGATATTGTTCATCTG GCTCCAATTGGCTATCGCTTATGGCGTTATTGTCGGGAAGAAGCTGCCAAAGGAAGG ATTGGAATGATTGATCCTTTTGCCAAGCGTAGCGTGACATTTGGTCATGGTGTTCCTTTGGGAGGTATAGg AGCTGGAAGTATTGGAAGAAGTTTCAGAGGTGAATTTCAGCGTTGGCAACTATTCCCTGTAGTATGTGAAGAGACACCAGTTTTAGCAAATCAGTTTTCT GTTTTTGTTTCACGTCCAAGTGGTGAAAAATATTCTAGTGTACTTTGCCCTGCGAAGCAAGAGATAAGAAA ACAAAATCCAGTGTCAGGGATTGAATCATGGGATTGGAACATAAATGGAAACAGATCCACATATCATGCATTGTACCCAAGGGCTTGGACGATTTATGAGG AACCTGACCCAGCTTTGAGGATAATTTGTCATCAGATTTCACCTGTTATACCTCATAATTACAAGGAGAGTAGCTTTCCTGTAACAGTTTTCACTTTCACG CTGAAAAATTTAGGGAATATGTCAGCAGATGTTACCTTGCTTTTCACATGGACA AATTCTGTTGGAGGAATTTCTGAATTTACTGGTGACCACTTTAATTCCAAGAAAAT GTTGAATGATGGGGTTCATGCCGTGCTTCTACATCATAA GACGGCAAATGATAGATCTCCAGTCACATTTGCAATTGCAGCAGAAGAGACTGAATATGTTCATATCTCAGAGTGTCCTGTCTTTGTTGTATCCGGCTCTTATAATGGTATCTCGGCTAAGGACATGTGGCATGAAGTTAAACAG CATGGGTCGTTTGACCATCTGAATTTTGCTGAAACTGCTACGCCTTCAGAACCAGGATCATCTATTGGAGCAGCTATCGCAGCCACTGTGACTGTTCCATCTAATGCTCAGCGAATTGTGACATTTTCATTGGCATGGGACTGCCCAGAAGTCAAATTTCCCGAAGGAAGGACATATTACAG GCGTTACACTAAATTCTATGGTACTCATGGAGACGCTGCTGCAGATATTGCACATGATGCTATTATTG AACATTGCCAATGGGAGACCCAGATTGATGATTGGCAAAGACCAATACTGGAGGACAAGAGACTACCTGAATG GTACCCAACTACCCTTTTGAATGAACTTTACTATTTGAATTCTGGGGGGACAATTTGGACAG ATGGTTCACTTCCTATAAATAGCTTAGTTAACAACACAGGAGAAAGAAAATTCTCTTTGGATGGACACATATCTCGTTTAAAGAATACCAATAATTTATCACATCAAAATGATACTGCTATCAACATTCTTGAAATGTTTGGCTCAGTAGCTGAGCAAGTCCACTCTCCACCTGCATCAAAGTCTGCATACGGAGTACATCTGCTCCAAGAAGGGGAAGAAAACATTGGTCAGTTTCTTTATCTTGAAGGCATTGAGTATAAAATGTGGAATACCTACGATGTCCACTTTTACGCTTCTTTTTCACTAGTCATGCTATTCCCAAAACTTGAACTCAGCATCCAAAGAGACGTTGCTGCAGCAGTACTGATGCATGACCCTAGTAAGATGAAACTTCTAGTTGATGGCCAATGGGTACCTAGAAAAGTTCTTGGTGCTGTTCCTCATGATATTGGACTCAATAATCCATGGTTTGAAGTAAATGGCTATAATCTTTATAACACAGATAGGTGGAAAGACTTGAATCCAAAATTTGTTCTTCAGATTTATAGGGATGTAGTTGTCACTGGTGACAAGAAGTTTGCACAAGCTGTGTGGCCTGCTGTTTATATTGCAATTGCTTATATGGAACAATTTGACAAGGATGGTGATGGAATGATTGAGAATGAAGGCTTCCCTGACCAAACTTATGACACATGGTCTGTGTCTGGTGTGAGTGCGTATAGTGGTGGACTGTGGGTAGCAGCACTTCAGGCAGCATCGGCACTGGCACATGAAGTTGGTGACAAGGGTTCTGAAGATTACTTTTGGCTGAAGTTTCAGAAGGCAAAGGCTGTATATGAAAAGTTATGGAATGGTTCTTACTTCAATTATGATAGCAGTGGTGGGAGTACGAGTTCATCCATTCAAGCTGATCAATTAGCTGGTCAATG GTATGCTAGAGCATGTGGTCTTTCGCCTATTGTTGATGAAAAGAGAAGCAGAAGCGCGCTTCAAATGGTCTACGATTACAATGTTATGAAAGTACAGGATGGGAGGCGCGGTGCTGTAAATGGGATGTTACCTGATGGAAAGATTGACATGTCTACCATGCAATCTCGGGAAATATGGTCAGGCGTCACATATGCCTTAGCTGCAACAATGATCCAACAAAATATGATTGACATGGCATTTCAAACTGCTGGTGGAGTATACGAAACTGCATGGTCTGACAATGGACTCGG TTATTCATTCCAAACTCCTGAAGCGTGGACCAATAAAGATGAATATAGATCTTTATCTTACATGCGCCCTTTAGCCATATGGGCAATGCAATGGGAATTATCAAGAACAAAGCACGCTCAATATGAGAATATATCGGatataaaagaagaagatattATGTCCAAATATCATGATGGTTACTCGAAAGTTGCTCGCCTTCTAAAGGTGAAGGAGGAGACAGATTCTAGAAGTCTATTTCAGCTTATATATGATTTTACTTGCAAGAGAATGTGGGCATAG